From a region of the Desulfomonile tiedjei genome:
- the truB gene encoding tRNA pseudouridine(55) synthase TruB yields the protein MHGILLIDKPEGITSNDVLRIIKRLLKPAKVGHSGTLDPAASGLMVVLIGAGTRALDYLDENRKTYALVVRLGEETDTGDRDGVAVRTGDPSGLNLQRIQEVVDSYRGVMDQIPPHYSAIKKNGVPLYKLARKGVFPDLAARKIEIFSLVLKDWELPLLALDLICSKGTYARSLARDIGRDLDVGGRLESLRRMASGPFRVEDALKLDAIADGGKEIIAKHMISLARALSHIPDLQVTIAEVRRLMRGTDVVLPRARLPVAEDPSVPPARLYKIVSGNDGLVILIRPEPKGAEISLRPVKVFNTWENK from the coding sequence ATGCATGGGATATTACTTATCGACAAGCCTGAAGGTATTACCTCCAACGATGTGCTGCGTATCATCAAGAGACTGCTGAAACCGGCCAAAGTCGGTCATTCCGGGACGCTCGATCCGGCCGCTTCCGGTTTGATGGTTGTATTGATAGGGGCCGGGACCCGCGCCCTGGATTACCTCGATGAGAACCGCAAGACATATGCACTCGTGGTGCGGCTTGGAGAAGAAACCGACACCGGCGATCGCGACGGCGTGGCGGTGCGGACAGGAGACCCTTCCGGATTGAATTTGCAGCGCATTCAGGAAGTCGTGGACAGTTATCGAGGCGTGATGGATCAGATTCCGCCGCATTATTCCGCGATTAAGAAGAATGGCGTTCCGCTTTACAAGCTGGCACGAAAAGGGGTGTTTCCGGATCTCGCGGCTCGAAAGATTGAAATATTCTCTCTGGTTTTAAAAGACTGGGAACTGCCGCTTCTGGCCTTAGACTTGATTTGTTCCAAAGGGACTTATGCTCGTTCCCTCGCACGGGACATCGGCCGTGACCTGGATGTGGGCGGCCGCCTGGAGTCCCTGCGGCGCATGGCAAGCGGCCCGTTCCGCGTGGAAGACGCCTTGAAGCTTGACGCCATTGCCGACGGAGGCAAGGAAATAATTGCCAAGCATATGATAAGCCTGGCTCGAGCTTTGTCCCACATCCCCGATTTGCAGGTAACCATAGCCGAAGTTCGGCGACTGATGCGCGGGACCGACGTGGTCCTGCCGCGAGCCCGCCTCCCGGTTGCCGAGGATCCGTCGGTGCCTCCGGCAAGACTTTACAAGATCGTGTCCGGAAACGACGGCCTTGTAATTCTGATCCGACCCGAACCCAAGGGCGCGGAGATCTCTCTGCGACCGGTGAAGGTCTTCAATACTTGGGAGAACAAATGA